In Molothrus aeneus isolate 106 chromosome 3, BPBGC_Maene_1.0, whole genome shotgun sequence, a single genomic region encodes these proteins:
- the GGPS1 gene encoding geranylgeranyl pyrophosphate synthase, protein MDEMDETSKRILEPYQYLLQLPGKQVRTKLSQAFNHWLNVPEDKIQVIIEVTEMLHNASLLVDDIEDNSKLRRGFPVAHSIYGIPSVINCANYVYFLGLEKVLTLDHPDAVKVFTRQLLELHKGQGLDIYWRDTYTCPTEAEYKAMVLQKTGGLFGLAVGLMQLFSNYKKDLKPLLNTLGLFFQIRDDYANLHSKEYSENKSFCEDLTEGKFSFPTIHAIWSRPESTQVQNILRQRTENIDIKKYCVHYLENVGSFEYTRNTLKELESEAYKQIESLGGNPELVALVQQLSKMFKETEN, encoded by the exons gtAAGCAAGTGAGAACCAAACTGTCACAGGCCTTTAATCACTGGCTGAATGTTCCGGAAGATAAAATACAG GTTATCATTGAAGTGACAGAGATGTTGCACAATGCAAGCCTCCTTGTGGATGATATTGAAGATAACTCAAAGCTACGACGGGGCTTTCCAGTGGCACACAGTATCTATGGAATTCCATCTGTAATCAACTGTGCtaattatgtttattttcttggcTTAGAGAAGGTTTTAACCCTTGATCATCCAGATGCTGTTAAAGTTTTTACTCGTCAACTTCTGGAACTCCATAAAGGTCAAGGCTTGGATATTTACTGGAGGGATACGTACACCTGTCCTACAGAGGCTGAGTATAAAGCCATGGTACTGCAAAAGACAGGAGGTCTCTTCGGATTAGCTGTAGGCCTCATGCAGCTCTTCTCAAATTATAAAAAGGACTTAAAGCCGCTCCTTAACACACTTGGTCTCTTCTTCCAAATAAGAGATGACTATGCCAACTTGCACTCCAAAGAATATAGCGAGAACAAGAGTTTTTGTGAAGACTTAACTGAGGGCAAGTTCTCATTCCCAACCATTCATGCAATTTGGTCAAGACCTGAAAGTACTCAGGTGCAAAACATTTTACGTCAAAGGACGGAGAACATAGatataaaaaaatactgtgtaCATTACCTTGAAAATGTTGGTTCCTTTGAGTACACTCGGAATACATTGAAAGAGCTTGAATCTGAAGCCTATAAGCAAATTGAATCACTTGGGGGAAACCCTGAGCTTGTAGCACTAGTTCAACAGCTGAGCAAAATGTTCAAAGAAACGGAAAATTAA